A region from the Cannabis sativa cultivar Pink pepper isolate KNU-18-1 chromosome 9, ASM2916894v1, whole genome shotgun sequence genome encodes:
- the LOC115722337 gene encoding calmodulin calcium-dependent NAD kinase isoform X2, giving the protein MSQLDGKGKVVQILAASFFGYAAARVAAARFSRPKLSEQPPLLVDQHLIPRLERTQSGRVQQLEKFSHFVARQLGFENTNECEELCRLAMEYLRKPKGCEQSIYEYFGKEEEVDSLYVMLLEEFERCILSYFAFHWSQASLIISQCYSVESGTKTKLKGFVLAATRKQRFERVTRDLKVTRLFSTLVEEMKAIGGSPRNKDGQCTDIMVPAALSERSPVLLLMGGGMGAGKSTVLKDILKDSFWSEAGSNAVVVEADAFKETDVIYRALNSMGHHNDLLQTAELVHQSSTDAASSLLVTALNEGRDVIMDGTLSWEPFVKQTVAMARNVHKFRYRMGVGYKVAEDGTINENYWEQITANDIINGENNDSLVPKRKPYRIELVGVVCDPYLAVVRGIRRAIMIGRAVRVNSQLTSHKRFATAFPRYCHLVDNARLYCTDSMGGPPKHFSMWRLTL; this is encoded by the exons ATGTCTCAGCTag ATGGAAAAGGAAAAGTGGTACAAATCCTTGCGGCTTCATTCTTCGGTTATGCGGCGGCTAGGGTGGCAGCCGCTCGTTTCAGCCGGCCAAAGTTGTCTGAGCAGCCACCGTTGCTCGTTGACCAACACTTGATTCCTCGCTTAGAGAGAACCCAGTCTGGCCGTGTTCAACAACTTGAAAAATTCTCCCATTTCGTcg CTAGGCAGCTGGGATTTGAGAATACAAATGAGTGTGAAGAGCTATGCAGATTGGCTATGGAGTATTTGAGAAAACCAAAAGGATGTGAGCAAAGTATATATGAGTACTTTGGTAAAGAAGAGGAAGTGGATTCTCTGTATGTGATGTTGCTGGAAGAGTTTGAGAGATGTATTCTCTCTTATTTTGCTTTTCATTGGTCCCAAGCTTCTCTCATCATTAGTCAG TGTTACAGTGTAGAGTCCGGAACGAAAACAAAGCTCAAAGGCTTCGTTTTGGCAGCAACGCG GAAACAAAGGTTTGAGAGAGTAACCAGAGACCTAAAGGTAACTAGGTTGTTCTCTACATTGGTGGAAGAAATGAAAGCCATTGGAGGAAGCCCTAGGAATAAAGATGGCCAATGTACGGACATCATGGTGCCGGCTGCTCTGAGCGAGCGGAGTCCGGTGCTCCTGCTCATGGGCGGCGGCATGGGAGCTGGCAAGAGTACAGTACTCAAAGACATTCTCAAAGA CTCATTTTGGTCGGAAGCTGGAAGCAATGCGGTGGTGGTTGAGGCAGATGCTTTCAAAGAGACAGATGTTATTTACAGAGCCCTTAACTCCATGGGTCATCACAACGACCTACTCCAAACTGCCGAATTG gtgCACCAATCGTCGACAGATGCAGCGTCGTCACTATTAGTGACGGCACTGAACGAAGGGCGTGACGTGATCATGGATGGGACCCTTTCGTGGGAGCCCTTTGTGAAGCAAACGGTGGCCATGGCTAGGAATGTTCACAAGTTTCGGTACCGTATGGGTGTTGGCTACAAAGTGGCCGAAGATGGTActataaatgaaaattattgGGAACAAATAACAGCAAATGACATTATTAATGGAGAAAATAATGACTCATTAGTGCCCAAAAGAAAGCCCTACAGAATTGAGTTGGTTGGAGTCGTTTGTGACCCTTATTTGGCTGTCGTTAGAGGCATTAg gaGAGCTATAATGATTGGAAGGGCAGTGAGAGTGAATTCACAGTTAACGTCCCACAAAAGATTTGCTACTGCATTTCCAAGATATTGCCATCTTGTGGATAATGCCAGGCTTTATTGTACCGATTCCATGGGAGGGCCACCAAag CATTTCTCCATGTGGCGCTTGACACTATAA
- the LOC115722337 gene encoding calmodulin calcium-dependent NAD kinase isoform X1 — MSQLDGKGKVVQILAASFFGYAAARVAAARFSRPKLSEQPPLLVDQHLIPRLERTQSGRVQQLEKFSHFVARQLGFENTNECEELCRLAMEYLRKPKGCEQSIYEYFGKEEEVDSLYVMLLEEFERCILSYFAFHWSQASLIISQCYSVESGTKTKLKGFVLAATRKQRFERVTRDLKVTRLFSTLVEEMKAIGGSPRNKDGQCTDIMVPAALSERSPVLLLMGGGMGAGKSTVLKDILKDSFWSEAGSNAVVVEADAFKETDVIYRALNSMGHHNDLLQTAELVHQSSTDAASSLLVTALNEGRDVIMDGTLSWEPFVKQTVAMARNVHKFRYRMGVGYKVAEDGTINENYWEQITANDIINGENNDSLVPKRKPYRIELVGVVCDPYLAVVRGIRRAIMIGRAVRVNSQLTSHKRFATAFPRYCHLVDNARLYCTDSMGGPPKLIGWKEGEQKLLVDSEEIECLNTIRSLNSNADSIHELYADSTTIFRPGFIWNDIVLSPSRSSIQKRLRESIQKIENSNINTS; from the exons ATGTCTCAGCTag ATGGAAAAGGAAAAGTGGTACAAATCCTTGCGGCTTCATTCTTCGGTTATGCGGCGGCTAGGGTGGCAGCCGCTCGTTTCAGCCGGCCAAAGTTGTCTGAGCAGCCACCGTTGCTCGTTGACCAACACTTGATTCCTCGCTTAGAGAGAACCCAGTCTGGCCGTGTTCAACAACTTGAAAAATTCTCCCATTTCGTcg CTAGGCAGCTGGGATTTGAGAATACAAATGAGTGTGAAGAGCTATGCAGATTGGCTATGGAGTATTTGAGAAAACCAAAAGGATGTGAGCAAAGTATATATGAGTACTTTGGTAAAGAAGAGGAAGTGGATTCTCTGTATGTGATGTTGCTGGAAGAGTTTGAGAGATGTATTCTCTCTTATTTTGCTTTTCATTGGTCCCAAGCTTCTCTCATCATTAGTCAG TGTTACAGTGTAGAGTCCGGAACGAAAACAAAGCTCAAAGGCTTCGTTTTGGCAGCAACGCG GAAACAAAGGTTTGAGAGAGTAACCAGAGACCTAAAGGTAACTAGGTTGTTCTCTACATTGGTGGAAGAAATGAAAGCCATTGGAGGAAGCCCTAGGAATAAAGATGGCCAATGTACGGACATCATGGTGCCGGCTGCTCTGAGCGAGCGGAGTCCGGTGCTCCTGCTCATGGGCGGCGGCATGGGAGCTGGCAAGAGTACAGTACTCAAAGACATTCTCAAAGA CTCATTTTGGTCGGAAGCTGGAAGCAATGCGGTGGTGGTTGAGGCAGATGCTTTCAAAGAGACAGATGTTATTTACAGAGCCCTTAACTCCATGGGTCATCACAACGACCTACTCCAAACTGCCGAATTG gtgCACCAATCGTCGACAGATGCAGCGTCGTCACTATTAGTGACGGCACTGAACGAAGGGCGTGACGTGATCATGGATGGGACCCTTTCGTGGGAGCCCTTTGTGAAGCAAACGGTGGCCATGGCTAGGAATGTTCACAAGTTTCGGTACCGTATGGGTGTTGGCTACAAAGTGGCCGAAGATGGTActataaatgaaaattattgGGAACAAATAACAGCAAATGACATTATTAATGGAGAAAATAATGACTCATTAGTGCCCAAAAGAAAGCCCTACAGAATTGAGTTGGTTGGAGTCGTTTGTGACCCTTATTTGGCTGTCGTTAGAGGCATTAg gaGAGCTATAATGATTGGAAGGGCAGTGAGAGTGAATTCACAGTTAACGTCCCACAAAAGATTTGCTACTGCATTTCCAAGATATTGCCATCTTGTGGATAATGCCAGGCTTTATTGTACCGATTCCATGGGAGGGCCACCAAag CTAATAGGATGGAAGGAAGGAGAACAGAAGTTGTTGGTTGACTCAGAAGAAATTGAATGTTTGAATACTATAAGAAGCTTGAACTCAAATGCTGATTCAATTCACGAGCTCTATGCTGACTCCACCACCATATTTCGCCCAGGTTTTATTTGGAATGACATCGTTTTATCCCCCTCCAGGTCATCCATTCAGAAACGCCTTAGGGAATCCattcaaaaaatagaaaatagtaATATTAATACCTCTTGA